The proteins below are encoded in one region of Bosea sp. BIWAKO-01:
- a CDS encoding transporter substrate-binding domain-containing protein has product MLRTIANALASAAVAAVVALSASGASAGPTLDRIISEKKLVVGVAPWNKFVLLNPKTSQYEGLIVDDIRNLEAMTGIKVELVNTTWSGLVAGLQAGKWDVIMSGLGATPERATAVAFGEAFGYLSSTAMVRADSPVRTFADLDKEGSVLSVVSGTAAQQYAQRTFKKAKVTPLSDTGAAVLEVMQGRSTAYIGDSVSNELRAQERPTELRNIKFASDQTEWTSMNHAVRYADLDLLVFLDTYVRSMKLRGWYRNLAEKWNLPPELAVGPR; this is encoded by the coding sequence ATGCTGAGAACCATCGCCAACGCGCTTGCGTCGGCCGCTGTCGCGGCGGTCGTCGCGCTGTCTGCTTCCGGAGCCTCCGCAGGCCCCACGCTCGATCGGATCATATCCGAAAAGAAGCTGGTCGTCGGAGTAGCCCCCTGGAACAAGTTCGTTCTGCTGAACCCGAAGACGAGCCAGTACGAGGGCCTCATCGTCGACGATATTCGCAATCTCGAGGCGATGACAGGTATCAAGGTCGAACTCGTCAATACGACCTGGAGCGGCCTCGTGGCCGGGCTCCAGGCCGGCAAATGGGACGTCATCATGAGTGGGCTCGGAGCGACACCCGAGCGTGCGACGGCCGTCGCGTTTGGAGAGGCCTTCGGCTATCTCTCGTCCACCGCCATGGTGCGCGCCGATAGCCCAGTGCGGACCTTCGCGGACCTGGACAAGGAGGGCAGTGTCCTCTCCGTGGTCTCAGGCACCGCTGCCCAGCAATATGCCCAGCGCACCTTCAAGAAGGCGAAGGTCACGCCCCTTTCCGATACGGGGGCGGCAGTGCTCGAGGTCATGCAAGGGCGGTCGACGGCCTATATCGGCGATTCCGTCTCGAATGAGTTGCGCGCTCAGGAGCGCCCGACCGAGCTGCGCAATATCAAGTTTGCCAGCGATCAGACGGAATGGACCAGCATGAACCACGCTGTCCGGTATGCCGATCTCGACCTGCTGGTCTTCCTCGACACCTATGTCCGCTCCATGAAGCTGCGGGGCTGGTACCGCAACCTCGCCGAGAAGTGGAACCTGCCGCCTGAACTGGCTGTCGGGCCGCGCTAG
- a CDS encoding thiamine pyrophosphate-binding protein, whose product MRGTGGALLYETLKSYGVTCLFGMEDPIHVFHAVDRAFTRIVTVRDEKHAAIMAHGYAQVTGRPGVCAATFGPGATNLITGLLEAQRSSVPVIALVQDHPLRLKNKNASSALDHAVALAPYVKDVTRIDAPEQAADAVRKAFRIATSGRPGPVVLLCPGDVMAAEAEAQTWADQAYTHFPANRVRASREAIEKAAELLATAQRPLLIAGGGSIISGAEEEIRMLAELFDIPVATTMTGRGAIADAHPLAAGPLGSTTGGRYGRGQISNTLFAEADVVFVLGSRTGQICYSDWSLPKPETKLIHLDIDPAEIGRNFATDIAMVGDVRDTLRDLMAYCADRGLARTNPETRARIDQLTEKWRAEFRPVAESAQTPIRPERLLAEISAQVDERTLIVTDASYITGWAMSHIDVPGSGRFILSPRGTGGIGWSLPAAIGAKLADPSLKVVCVTGDGAFGYVINELETAARYGVDILVVVFNNGTLGFQRHWEQKVMGRYLECDFLDIDYSEVGRALKCRGERVTAPEAIAAALAGGLAADGPFVIDVVIDPNATAPIVGFETILAHDAVH is encoded by the coding sequence ATGCGGGGCACCGGCGGCGCGCTACTTTACGAAACCCTGAAGAGCTACGGGGTGACCTGCCTGTTCGGCATGGAGGATCCGATCCATGTGTTCCACGCCGTCGACCGCGCGTTCACGCGGATCGTCACGGTGCGCGACGAGAAGCATGCGGCCATCATGGCGCACGGCTATGCCCAAGTGACCGGCCGGCCAGGCGTGTGCGCCGCCACCTTCGGGCCGGGCGCGACCAATCTGATCACGGGCCTGCTGGAGGCGCAGCGCTCCTCCGTGCCGGTGATCGCGCTCGTCCAGGACCACCCGCTGCGGCTCAAGAACAAGAACGCCAGCAGCGCGCTCGATCATGCGGTTGCTCTTGCGCCCTATGTGAAGGACGTGACGCGGATCGATGCCCCGGAGCAGGCGGCCGACGCCGTGCGCAAGGCCTTCCGGATCGCGACGTCGGGGCGGCCGGGCCCTGTGGTCCTGCTCTGCCCTGGCGATGTCATGGCCGCCGAGGCTGAAGCGCAGACCTGGGCTGACCAGGCCTACACGCATTTTCCGGCCAACCGGGTCCGGGCGAGCCGCGAAGCCATCGAGAAGGCGGCAGAGCTGCTCGCGACGGCCCAGCGGCCGCTGCTGATCGCCGGAGGCGGATCGATCATCTCCGGTGCCGAAGAGGAAATCCGGATGCTGGCGGAGCTGTTCGACATTCCCGTCGCGACAACCATGACCGGGCGCGGAGCCATTGCCGATGCGCACCCGCTCGCCGCGGGCCCGCTCGGCTCCACCACGGGCGGACGCTATGGTCGCGGGCAGATCTCCAACACGCTGTTCGCCGAGGCCGACGTCGTCTTCGTGCTCGGCTCGCGCACCGGCCAGATCTGCTACAGCGACTGGTCGCTGCCCAAGCCTGAAACCAAGCTGATCCATCTTGATATCGACCCGGCTGAAATCGGCCGCAACTTCGCAACCGACATCGCCATGGTCGGCGATGTCCGCGATACCCTGCGCGACCTGATGGCCTATTGCGCTGATCGCGGCCTGGCCCGAACCAACCCGGAAACCAGGGCGCGGATCGATCAGCTGACGGAGAAGTGGAGGGCCGAGTTCCGGCCGGTCGCGGAGTCGGCGCAGACACCGATCCGGCCCGAACGCCTACTGGCCGAGATCTCGGCACAGGTCGATGAACGGACCCTCATCGTTACGGATGCGAGCTACATCACCGGCTGGGCCATGAGCCATATCGACGTTCCGGGCTCGGGGCGCTTCATCCTCTCGCCGCGCGGAACCGGTGGAATCGGCTGGAGCCTGCCCGCCGCGATCGGCGCCAAATTGGCCGACCCATCGCTCAAGGTCGTCTGCGTGACCGGCGACGGCGCCTTTGGCTACGTCATCAACGAGCTCGAAACTGCCGCCCGCTACGGCGTCGATATTCTCGTCGTCGTGTTCAACAACGGCACTCTCGGCTTCCAGCGGCATTGGGAGCAGAAGGTGATGGGCCGCTATCTCGAATGCGACTTTCTCGACATCGACTATTCGGAAGTCGGTCGGGCTCTGAAGTGCCGCGGTGAGCGCGTCACGGCCCCGGAGGCGATCGCTGCGGCCCTGGCCGGGGGGCTTGCTGCCGATGGTCCCTTCGTCATCGACGTCGTCATCGATCCCAACGCAACAGCACCGATCGTCGGCTTCGAGACCATTCTCGCCCACGACGCAGTCCATTGA
- a CDS encoding IclR family transcriptional regulator, with product MKSIEKAVSALQLLVNSGGELRVGETSRHLKVTRSSASRLLASLASGGLIEQDPATQRYRAGILAVQLAASFHRNFDLVEQAQKEMEELARQTEHTVWLGVLSGTEVVVLKTARGSQPIQFTVEPGHRLPAHAAAMGKALLAVKPDAEIRSLFAASLDPVTKQTLVSIDDLLREVAMSRLRGYAISNQELFDGVKAISVAFEDPHKGMNIAISVSYPLFAFEGGSDQSVVDALLLFAHHFGARVGDKRWTK from the coding sequence ATGAAATCGATTGAGAAGGCCGTTAGTGCGCTGCAATTGCTCGTCAATTCTGGAGGCGAGCTGCGGGTTGGCGAAACCAGCCGCCACTTGAAAGTCACGCGCAGCAGCGCCTCGCGCCTGCTGGCTTCGCTGGCGAGCGGTGGGCTGATCGAGCAGGATCCCGCGACGCAGCGCTACAGGGCGGGCATCCTGGCCGTGCAACTGGCTGCCAGCTTTCACCGGAATTTCGATCTGGTGGAACAGGCTCAGAAGGAAATGGAGGAGCTCGCCCGACAGACCGAGCACACGGTATGGTTGGGCGTGCTTTCCGGCACCGAGGTCGTCGTCCTCAAGACGGCGCGCGGCTCGCAGCCGATCCAGTTCACGGTCGAGCCTGGCCACAGGCTGCCCGCGCATGCCGCCGCCATGGGGAAGGCGCTTCTCGCCGTCAAACCGGATGCCGAGATACGCAGTCTCTTTGCTGCGTCGCTCGATCCGGTGACGAAACAGACCCTGGTTTCGATCGACGATCTGCTGCGCGAAGTCGCAATGTCGCGATTGCGCGGCTATGCGATCTCAAATCAGGAGCTTTTCGACGGCGTGAAAGCCATCTCCGTTGCCTTCGAGGACCCGCATAAGGGCATGAACATCGCCATCAGCGTTTCCTACCCGTTGTTTGCCTTCGAAGGCGGCAGCGACCAGTCGGTTGTCGATGCGCTGCTCCTGTTCGCCCATCACTTCGGTGCTCGGGTCGGAGACAAGCGCTGGACGAAGTAA
- a CDS encoding amino acid ABC transporter ATP-binding protein, with the protein MTGAPATSAQAFIRIRDVHKSYGAVSVLNGISLDVAQGEVLVLCGPSGCGKSTLLRCINGLETINRGDISVGGRNVETANPDTLQKIRLSTGFVFQNFNLFPHMTALENITIAPMKILGTPPRMATEQGRKLLEQVGMAEKANVYPFQLSGGQRQRVAIARALAMNPSLMLFDEPTSALDPEMREEVLQVIRKVHQEHNMTMVVVTHEIGFAKSVASRAMLLDAGQIVEEAPARAFFENPAEERTRRFLRAIIND; encoded by the coding sequence ATGACGGGCGCGCCGGCGACCTCGGCTCAGGCCTTCATCCGTATTCGCGACGTCCACAAATCCTATGGCGCCGTCAGCGTGCTCAACGGCATTTCCCTCGACGTCGCACAGGGCGAGGTGCTGGTGCTCTGCGGCCCCAGCGGTTGCGGCAAGAGCACGCTCCTGCGCTGCATCAACGGCCTCGAGACGATCAATCGCGGCGACATCTCGGTGGGCGGGCGCAATGTCGAAACGGCCAATCCCGATACGTTGCAGAAAATTCGCCTGTCGACGGGCTTCGTCTTCCAGAACTTCAATCTGTTCCCGCATATGACGGCGCTCGAGAACATCACCATCGCGCCGATGAAGATTCTCGGGACGCCGCCCCGCATGGCGACGGAGCAGGGCAGAAAGCTCCTCGAACAGGTCGGCATGGCGGAGAAGGCGAATGTCTACCCGTTCCAGCTCTCGGGAGGGCAGCGTCAACGCGTGGCGATCGCCAGGGCGCTGGCGATGAACCCTTCCCTGATGCTGTTCGACGAGCCGACATCGGCGCTCGATCCCGAGATGCGCGAGGAGGTTCTCCAGGTCATCCGCAAGGTGCACCAGGAGCACAATATGACAATGGTCGTGGTGACCCACGAGATCGGGTTCGCCAAGAGCGTCGCCAGCCGGGCCATGCTGCTCGATGCCGGACAGATCGTCGAGGAGGCCCCTGCCCGCGCCTTCTTCGAGAACCCGGCCGAGGAACGCACCCGCCGTTTCCTACGCGCCATCATCAACGATTGA
- a CDS encoding amino acid ABC transporter permease, with amino-acid sequence MFARVKCWSDEIMNYTFQFGVLTEYGPYLAGGLWHAWWTSFPSIIITTILGVVLAAMSMSRRWFLRGASVVFVDLFRTLPVVVLLIWIHYVMPILTGISLSPTMSSIIALSLNGAALACEAFRGGLEAIPATQTQAAQSLGFSRWKVMRYITLPQAFFATLPSLTNVHITVIKNVTVTVLIAVPEVMFRAQELTVQFFRPLEFYTGAAVLYVALIWGYALLMRMLERLQKWQPI; translated from the coding sequence GTGTTTGCTCGGGTAAAATGCTGGTCGGATGAGATCATGAATTACACATTTCAATTCGGTGTTCTGACCGAATACGGGCCCTACCTCGCGGGCGGCCTCTGGCACGCGTGGTGGACGAGTTTTCCCAGCATCATCATCACGACCATTCTCGGCGTCGTGCTGGCGGCCATGAGCATGTCGCGGCGCTGGTTCCTGCGCGGCGCCTCGGTTGTGTTTGTGGACCTGTTCCGCACGCTTCCCGTCGTGGTCCTGCTGATCTGGATCCACTATGTCATGCCGATCCTGACAGGGATTTCGCTCTCTCCGACCATGAGTTCGATCATCGCCCTGTCTCTGAACGGGGCTGCACTTGCCTGCGAAGCGTTTCGCGGCGGCCTTGAAGCGATCCCGGCCACGCAAACCCAGGCCGCACAATCGCTTGGGTTCTCGCGCTGGAAAGTGATGCGTTACATCACATTGCCCCAGGCGTTCTTCGCCACCTTGCCGTCCCTCACCAATGTCCACATCACAGTCATCAAGAACGTGACCGTGACAGTATTGATCGCGGTACCGGAGGTCATGTTCCGGGCGCAGGAACTGACGGTCCAATTCTTCCGCCCGCTTGAGTTCTATACTGGCGCAGCCGTTCTGTATGTGGCGCTGATCTGGGGATACGCCCTGCTCATGCGGATGCTCGAAAGGCTTCAAAAATGGCAACCGATCTGA